In Streptomyces alboniger, the following are encoded in one genomic region:
- a CDS encoding ABC transporter ATP-binding protein, whose amino-acid sequence MASAAVRVQGLWKRFGEQVAVAGIDLDLPAGKFIGLVGPNGAGKTTTLSMVTGLLRPDQGTVEVVGHDVWRDPVQVKARIGVLPEGLRLFERLSGRELLAYTGRLRGLPGAEVDKRATQLLDVLDLAGAQHKLVVDYSTGMRKKIGLAAALLHNPEVLFLDEPFEGVDPVSAQTIRGVLERYTASGATVVFSSHVMELVESLCDWVAVMAAGRIRAQGTLAEVRGAAPSLQRAFLELVGAHGRDAGSDLDWLGGGAR is encoded by the coding sequence GTGGCTTCGGCGGCGGTACGGGTTCAGGGGCTCTGGAAGCGGTTCGGCGAGCAGGTAGCCGTGGCCGGGATCGACCTGGATCTGCCCGCGGGCAAGTTCATCGGTCTGGTCGGGCCGAACGGTGCCGGGAAGACCACCACCCTCTCCATGGTCACCGGCCTGCTCCGACCGGACCAGGGCACCGTCGAGGTCGTCGGCCACGACGTGTGGCGCGACCCCGTCCAGGTCAAGGCCCGCATCGGCGTACTCCCCGAGGGCCTGCGCCTCTTTGAGCGGCTCTCGGGGCGCGAACTGCTCGCGTACACCGGACGCCTGCGCGGCCTGCCCGGCGCCGAGGTCGACAAGCGCGCGACCCAGCTCCTCGACGTCCTCGACCTCGCGGGCGCCCAGCACAAACTCGTCGTCGACTACTCCACCGGCATGCGCAAGAAGATCGGCCTCGCCGCCGCGCTGCTCCACAACCCCGAAGTGCTGTTCCTCGACGAGCCGTTCGAGGGCGTCGACCCCGTGTCGGCCCAGACGATCCGCGGCGTCCTCGAGCGCTACACCGCGTCCGGCGCCACCGTCGTCTTCTCCTCCCACGTCATGGAGCTGGTCGAGTCGCTCTGCGACTGGGTCGCCGTCATGGCCGCGGGCCGCATCCGCGCCCAGGGCACCCTCGCCGAGGTGCGCGGCGCGGCGCCCTCGCTCCAGCGGGCGTTCCTCGAACTCGTCGGCGCGCACGGCCGTGACGCGGGCTCCGATCTCGACTGGCTGGGCGGTGGGGCGCGATGA
- a CDS encoding SIS domain-containing protein: MSSKSESKLAGQYFDAAIDLLQRVRDEESGTIAEAGTLLADAVASGGRLFAFGAGHSSLAAQDVVYRAGGLALMNLLAVPGVVGVDVMPATLGSALERVDGLAGAVLDSSPARPGDVLVIISLSGRNSLPVEMAMNARALGLKVIGVTSVAYATETRSRHVSGTFLKDHCDLVVDSKIAVGDAELSLDGVDAPFGPASGVVTNALMQAMTASAVEQLTSRGIQPPLLRSGNVDGGHDWNGRVFQEYGDRIFYRR, translated from the coding sequence ATGAGCTCCAAGAGCGAGAGCAAGCTGGCCGGTCAGTATTTCGACGCCGCCATCGACCTGCTCCAGCGGGTCCGCGACGAGGAGTCCGGAACCATCGCGGAGGCCGGCACCCTGCTCGCCGACGCGGTCGCGTCCGGCGGGCGCCTGTTCGCCTTCGGCGCCGGGCACTCCTCGCTCGCCGCGCAGGACGTCGTCTACCGCGCGGGCGGCCTCGCCCTGATGAACCTCCTCGCCGTGCCCGGCGTGGTCGGCGTCGACGTGATGCCCGCGACGCTGGGCTCCGCCCTGGAGCGCGTCGACGGCCTCGCGGGCGCCGTGCTCGACTCCTCCCCGGCCCGCCCCGGCGACGTACTCGTGATCATCTCGCTGTCGGGGCGCAACTCCCTGCCGGTGGAGATGGCGATGAACGCCCGCGCGCTCGGCCTGAAGGTCATCGGGGTGACCTCCGTGGCGTACGCGACGGAGACCCGCTCGCGGCACGTCTCCGGGACCTTCCTCAAGGACCACTGCGACCTCGTGGTCGACTCCAAGATCGCGGTGGGGGACGCGGAGCTTTCCCTCGACGGGGTCGACGCGCCGTTCGGTCCCGCGTCCGGCGTCGTGACGAACGCGCTCATGCAGGCGATGACCGCGTCCGCCGTCGAACAACTGACCTCGCGAGGCATCCAGCCGCCGCTGCTCCGTTCGGGGAACGTGGACGGGGGCCACGACTGGAACGGCCGGGTCTTCCAGGAGTACGGGGACCGAATCTTCTATCGGCGTTGA
- a CDS encoding PAS domain-containing protein, with the protein MSAARQSGTTDELGPEEPEPGGAELLAALLDGMDAALCAFDADGVVTHWNREAERVLGWSAAEAVGRRGFSGWAVRPADAGEVEGRLLSAMDAPGRQVHEFALVTKDGGRVLVRMQSAAVRGGDGKPAGVYCAFSEVHAQIDLERSIALSEALFENATWGVVLVDADLRPAVVNEHAARALGVGRTAVLGRPLADLLGQGVEELESALAHVLAEGAPPAPAELWVSVRAGDGQEDGFERRCWRSGFLRLASPLAEEPVPLGVGWLFQDVTEAKLTEQEASQLRFRSQQLHRAARAAAECEDPMEAATVQLDFALAGFADHALVDLLAGEEPVRLVRVAATPAGPPGPCLPVTMAGIPVRYPEGHPAPQCAERAGSVRASAGAASAERARAWASARQWPEDSVHALCAVLRSRGRTLGVVTFLRGAGRGQFERADAVYAESVAARVAASLDLAGGPGG; encoded by the coding sequence GTGAGTGCTGCGCGGCAGAGCGGAACTACTGACGAACTGGGCCCTGAAGAGCCCGAGCCCGGCGGGGCGGAGCTGCTCGCGGCGTTGCTGGACGGGATGGACGCGGCGCTGTGCGCGTTCGACGCCGACGGTGTGGTGACGCACTGGAACCGCGAGGCGGAGCGGGTTCTCGGGTGGTCGGCGGCGGAGGCCGTCGGGCGGCGGGGCTTCTCCGGGTGGGCCGTGCGGCCCGCCGACGCCGGGGAGGTCGAGGGGCGGCTGCTGTCCGCGATGGACGCGCCGGGGCGGCAGGTGCACGAGTTCGCGCTGGTGACCAAGGACGGCGGGCGGGTCCTCGTACGGATGCAGTCCGCGGCCGTGCGCGGCGGGGACGGGAAGCCCGCGGGGGTGTACTGCGCCTTCAGCGAGGTCCACGCGCAGATAGACCTGGAGCGGTCCATCGCCCTGAGCGAGGCGCTCTTCGAGAACGCCACCTGGGGCGTGGTGCTCGTCGACGCGGATCTGCGGCCCGCCGTGGTGAACGAACACGCGGCCCGCGCCCTGGGCGTGGGGCGTACGGCGGTCCTCGGGCGGCCCCTCGCCGATCTGCTCGGGCAGGGCGTCGAGGAGCTGGAGAGCGCGCTGGCCCACGTGCTCGCCGAGGGGGCGCCGCCCGCACCCGCCGAGCTGTGGGTGTCGGTGCGGGCCGGGGACGGCCAGGAGGACGGTTTCGAGCGGCGGTGCTGGCGCAGCGGCTTTCTGCGGCTGGCCTCCCCGCTGGCGGAGGAGCCGGTGCCGCTGGGCGTCGGCTGGCTCTTCCAGGACGTGACGGAGGCGAAGCTGACGGAGCAGGAGGCCTCGCAGCTGCGCTTCCGCTCCCAGCAGCTGCACCGTGCGGCGCGGGCCGCCGCCGAGTGCGAGGACCCCATGGAGGCGGCCACCGTCCAGCTCGACTTCGCGCTCGCCGGGTTCGCCGATCACGCGCTGGTGGATCTGCTGGCGGGTGAGGAGCCGGTGCGGCTGGTGCGGGTCGCGGCGACGCCCGCGGGGCCGCCGGGGCCGTGCCTTCCGGTGACCATGGCGGGCATCCCGGTGCGCTATCCCGAGGGGCATCCGGCGCCGCAGTGCGCGGAGCGGGCGGGGTCGGTCCGGGCCAGCGCGGGGGCGGCCTCGGCGGAGCGGGCCCGCGCGTGGGCGAGCGCCCGGCAGTGGCCGGAGGACTCCGTGCACGCCTTGTGCGCGGTGCTGCGCAGCCGGGGGCGGACGCTGGGCGTGGTGACGTTTCTACGAGGGGCGGGGCGGGGGCAGTTCGAGCGGGCGGACGCGGTGTACGCGGAGAGTGTCGCCGCGCGGGTCGCGGCCTCGCTTGATCTGGCCGGGGGGCCTGGGGGGTGA
- a CDS encoding dihydrofolate reductase family protein, which produces MRTLISSAFVSLDGVVEAPGGEPGYRNSGWTFKDIEFLPEAFEIKGREQEEATAILLGRVSYEAFSPVWPSMEDFASYKTMPKYVVSTTLGEGDLVSDWGDTTILRSLDEVAALKETEGGPIIMHGSADLNRALSDAGLIDRYHLLVFPLLLGAGKRLFSDTDKDKQQLKLVEHAAYANGLQLNVLDVVR; this is translated from the coding sequence ATGCGCACCCTGATCAGCTCTGCCTTCGTCTCGCTCGACGGCGTCGTGGAGGCCCCCGGCGGCGAACCCGGCTACCGGAACTCGGGGTGGACCTTCAAGGACATCGAGTTCCTCCCGGAGGCGTTCGAGATCAAGGGCCGTGAGCAGGAGGAAGCCACCGCGATACTGCTCGGCCGGGTCAGCTACGAGGCGTTCAGCCCGGTCTGGCCCAGCATGGAGGACTTCGCCTCCTACAAGACGATGCCCAAGTACGTCGTCTCCACCACCCTCGGCGAGGGCGACCTGGTGTCGGACTGGGGCGACACCACGATCCTGCGCTCGCTGGACGAGGTGGCCGCGCTGAAGGAGACCGAGGGCGGCCCGATCATCATGCACGGCAGCGCCGACCTCAACCGCGCCCTGTCGGACGCCGGCCTGATCGACCGCTACCACCTGCTGGTCTTCCCGCTGCTGCTCGGCGCGGGCAAGCGGCTGTTCAGCGACACGGACAAGGACAAGCAGCAGCTGAAGCTGGTCGAGCACGCGGCGTACGCCAACGGCCTCCAGCTGAACGTCCTCGACGTCGTCCGCTGA
- a CDS encoding ABC transporter substrate-binding protein: MTGRRRTFLPRPSKTAVLAAAAAACTSLIAGCGVIPGTTGGSRDDPITVMTWAPEKTKATNKPGVPAMAQAYARWVNAHGGIDGRELKVLTCNDHNDPVGAADCAREAVDEDVVAVVGAYSQHGRSFLAPLELAGIPYIGGYGITDDEFSSPLSYPVNGGEPALLAGNGRQLAARCDRVALVRPDTLAGDELPKLLNSGLRDGHHKPVADIRAPEDGTDLTPQAEQALKHAGAEHGCVTAALGARTDTFYDSFRRTKDDYPPVRISSVLGSVDQSLVDRTGGASGPYEGAYVTGWYPPASDPRWSEMRKVIREQAFGDNRVDPADAGVQTTWIAYTVLKQVVESLDGGEVSSLSLRRALDGGLRVGTGGLTPTLRWRFEDLIAASEFPRLINSGVTFQVVRDGKFVPARKGFVDVEQTLEQSA, translated from the coding sequence ATGACCGGCCGGCGACGCACCTTCCTCCCCCGCCCCTCCAAAACCGCGGTACTCGCCGCGGCAGCGGCGGCGTGTACGTCCCTGATAGCCGGGTGCGGGGTCATCCCTGGGACCACGGGGGGTTCCAGGGACGACCCCATCACCGTCATGACCTGGGCGCCCGAGAAGACCAAGGCCACCAACAAGCCGGGCGTCCCCGCGATGGCGCAGGCCTACGCGCGCTGGGTCAACGCGCACGGCGGCATCGACGGCCGCGAACTGAAGGTCCTCACCTGCAACGACCACAACGACCCGGTCGGTGCCGCCGACTGCGCCCGCGAGGCGGTCGACGAGGACGTGGTGGCCGTCGTCGGCGCCTACAGCCAGCACGGACGCTCCTTCCTCGCCCCGCTGGAACTGGCGGGCATCCCCTACATCGGCGGCTACGGCATCACCGACGACGAGTTCAGCAGCCCGCTGTCCTACCCCGTCAACGGCGGCGAACCGGCGCTCCTCGCGGGCAACGGCCGCCAGCTCGCCGCCCGCTGCGACCGCGTCGCCCTCGTCCGCCCCGACACCCTCGCCGGTGACGAGCTGCCCAAGCTGCTCAACTCCGGGCTCCGCGACGGCCACCACAAGCCCGTCGCCGACATCCGCGCCCCCGAGGACGGCACCGACCTGACCCCGCAGGCCGAGCAGGCCCTCAAGCACGCGGGCGCCGAGCACGGCTGTGTGACGGCCGCGCTCGGGGCCCGCACCGACACCTTCTACGACTCGTTCCGGCGCACCAAGGACGACTATCCGCCGGTACGGATCTCCTCCGTGCTCGGCAGCGTCGACCAGTCGCTCGTCGACCGCACCGGCGGCGCGAGCGGCCCCTACGAAGGGGCGTACGTCACCGGCTGGTACCCGCCCGCGAGCGACCCCCGCTGGTCCGAGATGCGCAAGGTCATCCGCGAGCAGGCGTTCGGCGACAACCGCGTCGACCCGGCCGACGCGGGCGTCCAGACGACGTGGATCGCGTACACCGTCCTGAAGCAGGTCGTCGAGTCGCTGGACGGCGGCGAGGTCTCGTCCCTCTCGCTGCGGCGCGCCCTCGACGGCGGCCTGCGCGTCGGGACGGGCGGCCTCACACCGACGCTGCGCTGGCGCTTCGAGGACCTGATCGCGGCCAGCGAGTTCCCGCGCCTGATCAACTCGGGCGTCACGTTCCAGGTCGTGCGGGACGGGAAGTTCGTCCCGGCGCGCAAGGGGTTCGTGGACGTGGAGCAGACGCTGGAGCAGTCCGCGTAA
- a CDS encoding metal-dependent transcriptional regulator: MSGLIDTTEMYLRTILELEEEGVVPMRARIAERLDQSGPTVSQTVARMERDGLVAVASDRHLELTEEGRRLATRVMRKHRLAECLLVDVIGLEWEQVHAEACRWEHVMSEAVERRVLELLRHPTESPYGNPIPGLEELGEKDGADPFLDEGMVSLTELDPGTEGKTVVVRRIGEPIQTDAQLMYTLRRAGVQPGSVVSVTESPGGVLVGSSGEAAELSSEIASHVFVAKR; encoded by the coding sequence ATGTCGGGGCTGATTGACACCACTGAGATGTATTTGCGCACCATCCTCGAGTTGGAGGAGGAAGGTGTGGTCCCCATGCGCGCCCGGATCGCCGAGCGGCTCGACCAGAGCGGACCGACGGTGAGCCAGACCGTGGCGCGGATGGAGCGCGACGGCCTGGTGGCGGTCGCCAGCGACCGCCACCTGGAGCTCACCGAGGAGGGCCGCCGTCTGGCCACCCGTGTGATGCGCAAGCACCGCCTGGCGGAGTGCCTGCTCGTCGACGTGATCGGGCTCGAATGGGAGCAGGTGCACGCCGAGGCGTGCCGCTGGGAGCACGTGATGAGCGAGGCCGTGGAGCGCCGCGTCCTCGAACTGCTGCGTCACCCCACCGAGTCTCCGTACGGCAACCCGATCCCGGGTCTTGAGGAGCTGGGCGAGAAGGACGGCGCGGACCCGTTCCTGGACGAGGGCATGGTCTCCCTGACGGAGCTGGACCCGGGCACCGAGGGCAAGACGGTCGTCGTGCGCCGTATCGGCGAGCCGATCCAGACGGACGCCCAGCTGATGTACACGCTGCGGCGGGCCGGTGTGCAGCCGGGCTCGGTGGTGAGCGTGACGGAGTCGCCGGGTGGCGTGCTCGTGGGCAGCAGCGGCGAGGCCGCCGAGCTGTCCTCGGAGATCGCCTCGCACGTCTTCGTCGCCAAGCGCTGA
- the pdxH gene encoding pyridoxamine 5'-phosphate oxidase produces MRQDDRVTDSSASLSGPFPEPALMREQYVTEGLEEAGLPAGPMEQFALWFKEAAAATGAVHEPNAMVVSTVDAEGRPSSRTVLLKGFDERGFVFFTNYDSRKAHELAANAHVSLLFPWHPMARQVIVSGTAERVGREETVAYFRTRPHGSQLGAWASAQSSVLTSRAELDRAYADLAARYPEGEQVPVPPNWGGFRVTPREVEFWQGRRNRLHDRLRYVRTPDGKDWHLERLSP; encoded by the coding sequence ATACGGCAAGATGATCGGGTGACCGACTCCAGTGCCTCTCTCTCCGGACCGTTCCCCGAGCCGGCCCTCATGCGCGAGCAGTACGTCACCGAGGGGCTCGAAGAGGCGGGGCTGCCCGCCGGCCCCATGGAACAGTTCGCGCTCTGGTTCAAGGAGGCGGCGGCCGCCACGGGCGCCGTGCACGAGCCGAACGCCATGGTCGTCTCCACCGTCGACGCCGAGGGCAGGCCCAGCTCCCGCACGGTGCTCCTGAAGGGCTTCGACGAGCGGGGCTTCGTCTTCTTCACCAACTACGACTCCCGCAAGGCCCACGAGCTGGCCGCCAACGCGCATGTCTCGCTGCTCTTCCCCTGGCACCCCATGGCCCGCCAGGTCATCGTCTCCGGCACCGCGGAGCGCGTCGGGCGCGAGGAGACGGTCGCCTACTTCCGCACCCGCCCGCACGGCTCCCAGCTCGGCGCCTGGGCCAGCGCCCAGTCGTCCGTCCTCACCTCGCGGGCCGAACTGGACCGCGCGTACGCCGACTTGGCGGCCCGCTACCCCGAGGGCGAACAGGTCCCCGTCCCCCCGAACTGGGGCGGCTTCCGCGTGACCCCGCGCGAGGTGGAGTTCTGGCAGGGCCGCAGAAACCGCCTCCACGACCGCCTGCGCTACGTCCGGACGCCGGACGGCAAGGACTGGCACCTGGAACGCCTGAGCCCGTGA
- a CDS encoding bifunctional DNA primase/polymerase produces MEETIGVTSAAQIPKQRGEALLDTAVRYAEERHWDIFPGTWLESAEGTERCSCGDTACASPGAHPAREDWPTQATGSATVARRLWQKQPKASILLPTGRTFDAIDVPETAGFLALARMERMELTLGPVTCTPDRRMQFFVLPGATAKVPELVRKLGWPPAAIDLVALGEGTYVAAPPTRFGASGAVQWACRPTAANRWLPDVEEIISPLAYACGREARR; encoded by the coding sequence GTGGAAGAGACCATCGGAGTCACGTCAGCCGCGCAGATCCCGAAGCAGCGCGGAGAAGCCTTGCTGGACACGGCCGTGCGATACGCGGAGGAGCGCCACTGGGACATCTTCCCCGGTACCTGGCTGGAGTCGGCCGAGGGCACCGAGCGCTGCTCGTGCGGCGACACCGCGTGCGCCTCACCCGGCGCACACCCGGCGCGCGAGGACTGGCCGACCCAGGCCACCGGCAGCGCGACCGTGGCCCGGCGGCTGTGGCAGAAGCAGCCCAAGGCGTCGATCCTGCTGCCCACCGGGCGTACGTTCGACGCGATCGACGTGCCCGAGACCGCCGGGTTCCTCGCCCTCGCCCGCATGGAACGCATGGAGCTGACGCTCGGCCCCGTGACCTGCACGCCGGACCGGCGCATGCAGTTCTTCGTACTCCCCGGCGCCACCGCCAAGGTGCCCGAACTCGTCCGCAAGCTCGGCTGGCCGCCCGCCGCCATCGACCTGGTCGCGCTCGGCGAGGGCACCTACGTGGCCGCTCCCCCGACCCGCTTCGGCGCCTCGGGCGCGGTCCAGTGGGCCTGCCGCCCGACCGCCGCCAACCGCTGGCTGCCGGACGTGGAGGAGATCATCTCGCCGTTGGCGTATGCGTGTGGCCGGGAGGCCCGGCGCTGA
- a CDS encoding alpha/beta fold hydrolase, with translation MVRRIDVTGAGGVRLAAWEFADPPKLREAEGSQGGVLLLHGLMGRASHWAGTARWLAERHRAVALDQRGHGQSEKPPEGPYTREAYVEDAEAALVQLGLAPAVLIGHSMGALTAWQLAARRPDLVRGLIICDMRASALGAASQREWEHWFKSWPVPFATLADVRKWFGEDDPWVERPNPARGEFFAEVMAEGPDGWRPVFDRAQMLKSRETWVHDAHWEELIQVRCPALVVRGLDGELGRAESQEMVRVLPRGEYAEVADAGHLVHYDQPSEWRAAVEPFLDRVLAG, from the coding sequence ATGGTGCGGCGCATCGACGTGACGGGCGCGGGTGGCGTACGCCTCGCCGCCTGGGAGTTCGCCGATCCTCCCAAGCTGAGGGAGGCCGAGGGGTCGCAGGGCGGGGTGCTCCTGCTGCACGGCCTGATGGGCCGCGCCTCGCACTGGGCGGGCACCGCCCGCTGGCTCGCCGAGCGGCACCGCGCGGTCGCCCTCGACCAGCGCGGCCACGGGCAGAGCGAGAAGCCCCCGGAGGGCCCCTACACCCGCGAGGCCTACGTGGAGGACGCCGAGGCCGCCCTGGTGCAGCTCGGCCTCGCGCCCGCGGTCCTCATCGGGCACTCCATGGGAGCGCTCACCGCCTGGCAGCTGGCCGCGCGCCGGCCCGACCTCGTCCGGGGTCTGATCATCTGCGACATGCGGGCCTCCGCGCTCGGCGCGGCCTCGCAGCGCGAGTGGGAGCACTGGTTCAAGTCGTGGCCGGTGCCGTTCGCGACCCTCGCCGACGTGCGCAAGTGGTTCGGCGAGGACGATCCCTGGGTGGAGCGGCCCAACCCCGCGCGGGGCGAGTTCTTCGCCGAGGTGATGGCCGAGGGCCCCGACGGCTGGCGGCCCGTGTTCGACCGCGCCCAGATGCTCAAGTCCCGCGAGACGTGGGTGCACGACGCGCACTGGGAGGAGCTGATCCAGGTCCGCTGCCCCGCGCTCGTCGTGCGCGGCCTGGACGGCGAGCTGGGCCGGGCCGAGTCCCAGGAGATGGTCCGCGTACTGCCCCGGGGGGAGTACGCGGAGGTGGCCGACGCGGGGCACCTCGTCCACTACGACCAGCCCAGCGAGTGGCGCGCGGCGGTCGAGCCGTTTCTGGACAGGGTCCTGGCGGGATAG